A part of Desulfofundulus salinus genomic DNA contains:
- the addB gene encoding helicase-exonuclease AddAB subunit AddB, whose amino-acid sequence MSLRLLLGRAGTGKTRRCLMEVCAELEREPLGPLLLLIVPAQATFNTERELAARGGSLRAQVYSFRRLAHRVLREAGGAARLPVSELGRRMMLKNILMEEKENLGLMGSLANRPGFLASLSELIGELKMHRIAPEALGELASDKDGQLGQKLKDLCLVYRRLGEKLAGRFTDPDDYLDLLAQRLSSAAFLNNCRVWVDGFSSFTPQEYAVLEALFSKAREITVTLCLDPALATGRPQEHDPFVKPWETRARLLRLARKASVAVREEFLQPDGTWRLAQAPELAHLERHFFSYPTVPYTGTVNKVCLLAGVNLRAEVEGVTRAIRRLLREEGLRPRQIMVAVRDVDAYFPLFRRMLADYEIPFFIDHQQPVIHHPLVELLRSALEVWQKNWTYEPVFRFLKTGLARVNAGEVDRLENYVLGAGIRGSRWYGQEPWNYLPGRTWSEDGQQQAPPPPELEEINRIRWRAIRELRSAQIKARETASGRAVRLSGQQWARILLELCLELEIPRKLDEWSRAAQEAGQPDLAREHRQVWRLVSGLLDELVEVLGKVELSAAELSSVLDAGLEAMRLSLIPPALDAVTVGSLDRSRPPRDVRALFLPGLTEGTLPAHIRTGGVFTEREREQLTMWLRDRNLELPAGTVDRLHQEQFLIYQVLTRTGGKLFLSYPLGDGEGRAVTPSPVIRRVRELLPDLRPRFLPVEPPGGAADVEYVEHPAGLLPRLALRWREASWGRPVHPLWWRVHNLLLEKEGWRDKLSILTAGLTGRNVEPPLGRELGLRLWGRRERKKHVLFSSVSRLERFVQCPFAHFLAHGLGLEERAVYRLAPPDTGQLYHEALHLFVERVQRSGPPWEELGEEDVHRICAELVDSLASRLQNRILLSSARLRQQKARLLERVNDSARALVRQMQKSGFRPTALEVYFGPRGRDVPSDVPGTEMSALPFWPHLFLPPLEVDLGEGIILSLGGRIDRVDLGRGMDGLYLRVIDYKSGPSRLSLPGVLAGVQLQLLVYLWVALEHFAALCRRYHQQLQPAGAFYFQVQRPILNLAQPDLPPEELDREWLKTFKLSGWLVDHGVDLYSLLDRSLAAGTTSLLVPAGLNKDGSLSRQNAASIFTPGEFRVLLNSLGELLRKIGRGIIDGRVDIAPLKMGRDSACTSCIYRAVCRFDLWLPENCYRNLVTDPKELRQRLQAEAVREEGKGLVLYSLD is encoded by the coding sequence ATGAGCTTGCGTCTTTTACTGGGGCGGGCGGGGACGGGCAAGACCCGCCGCTGCCTGATGGAAGTTTGCGCGGAGCTGGAAAGGGAACCCCTGGGCCCCCTTTTGCTTCTAATTGTTCCGGCCCAGGCCACTTTTAACACGGAGCGGGAACTGGCCGCCCGGGGAGGGAGCCTGCGGGCCCAGGTGTACAGCTTTCGCCGCCTGGCCCACCGGGTGCTGCGGGAGGCGGGCGGTGCGGCCCGCCTCCCCGTTAGCGAACTGGGGCGGCGGATGATGCTTAAAAATATCCTGATGGAAGAAAAGGAAAACCTTGGCCTTATGGGTTCCCTGGCCAACCGGCCGGGTTTTCTTGCTTCTTTATCCGAATTGATCGGCGAACTGAAAATGCACCGGATTGCTCCGGAAGCCCTGGGGGAACTGGCGTCCGACAAGGATGGCCAGCTGGGGCAAAAGCTCAAAGACCTGTGCCTGGTTTACCGGCGGCTGGGAGAAAAGCTGGCCGGGCGGTTTACCGATCCTGATGATTACCTGGACCTGCTGGCCCAACGCCTTTCCAGCGCCGCTTTTTTGAACAACTGCCGGGTATGGGTGGACGGCTTTTCTTCCTTTACCCCGCAGGAATACGCGGTATTAGAGGCGCTTTTTTCTAAAGCCCGGGAAATAACCGTAACTCTTTGCCTTGATCCGGCCCTGGCCACCGGGCGCCCGCAGGAGCACGATCCCTTTGTCAAACCCTGGGAAACGCGGGCGCGCCTTTTGCGTTTAGCCCGCAAGGCCAGCGTGGCGGTGCGGGAGGAGTTTCTCCAACCCGATGGTACCTGGCGCCTAGCCCAGGCCCCGGAACTGGCTCACCTGGAGCGCCACTTTTTCAGCTATCCCACCGTTCCCTATACCGGAACTGTAAATAAGGTATGCCTGCTGGCCGGGGTGAACCTGCGGGCCGAGGTGGAGGGGGTGACCCGGGCCATCCGGCGGCTGCTGCGGGAGGAGGGCCTGCGTCCCCGGCAGATCATGGTGGCCGTACGGGACGTGGATGCTTATTTCCCCCTGTTCCGGAGGATGCTGGCGGACTACGAGATCCCCTTTTTTATCGACCACCAGCAGCCGGTGATCCACCACCCCCTGGTGGAGTTGCTGCGTTCGGCCCTGGAGGTATGGCAGAAAAACTGGACCTACGAGCCCGTGTTCCGCTTTCTAAAGACGGGACTGGCCCGGGTGAATGCCGGGGAAGTGGACCGGCTGGAAAACTATGTCCTGGGCGCCGGGATCCGGGGCAGCCGCTGGTACGGCCAGGAGCCCTGGAACTACCTGCCCGGCCGCACCTGGAGCGAGGACGGGCAGCAGCAGGCGCCCCCGCCGCCGGAACTGGAAGAGATCAACCGCATTCGCTGGCGGGCGATCAGAGAATTGCGGTCCGCCCAGATAAAAGCGCGGGAAACCGCATCCGGCCGCGCCGTGCGCCTTTCCGGCCAGCAGTGGGCCCGGATCCTGCTGGAGCTGTGCCTTGAGCTGGAAATACCCCGGAAGCTGGATGAGTGGAGCCGGGCCGCGCAGGAGGCAGGGCAGCCGGACCTGGCCCGGGAACACCGCCAGGTCTGGCGGCTGGTGAGCGGCCTGCTGGACGAGCTGGTGGAAGTGCTGGGTAAAGTGGAGCTTTCCGCGGCGGAGCTGTCCAGTGTGCTGGATGCGGGTCTTGAGGCCATGCGCCTTTCCCTGATCCCCCCGGCGCTCGATGCGGTGACCGTGGGCAGCCTGGACCGCTCCCGGCCGCCCCGGGATGTGCGGGCCCTCTTTTTACCCGGCCTGACCGAGGGAACCCTGCCCGCACATATTCGTACCGGCGGGGTGTTCACCGAACGAGAACGGGAGCAGCTAACCATGTGGCTGCGTGACAGGAACCTGGAGCTGCCGGCCGGTACCGTCGACCGGCTGCACCAGGAGCAATTTCTGATTTACCAGGTTCTGACACGCACGGGCGGTAAGCTGTTCTTGAGCTATCCTCTGGGGGATGGCGAGGGACGGGCCGTAACTCCCTCGCCAGTGATTCGCCGGGTGCGGGAGCTACTGCCGGATTTACGGCCGCGGTTCCTGCCGGTGGAGCCGCCGGGCGGCGCGGCAGACGTGGAATACGTGGAACACCCGGCAGGGTTGCTTCCCCGCCTGGCCCTGCGCTGGCGGGAAGCATCCTGGGGCCGCCCCGTTCATCCCCTGTGGTGGCGGGTGCATAACCTGCTGCTGGAAAAGGAAGGGTGGCGGGACAAGCTTTCCATTTTAACGGCGGGCCTGACGGGGCGCAATGTGGAGCCTCCCCTGGGGCGCGAACTGGGCCTGAGACTATGGGGTCGGCGGGAGCGGAAAAAACACGTGCTTTTCAGCAGCGTCTCCCGCCTGGAACGGTTCGTCCAGTGTCCCTTCGCCCATTTCCTGGCCCACGGCCTGGGGCTGGAGGAGCGGGCGGTATACCGGCTGGCCCCGCCGGATACGGGACAGCTGTACCACGAGGCCCTGCACCTGTTCGTGGAGCGGGTGCAGAGAAGTGGCCCTCCCTGGGAGGAGCTGGGGGAAGAGGATGTACACCGCATATGCGCGGAACTGGTGGATAGCCTGGCTTCCCGGCTGCAAAACCGCATTCTGCTCTCAAGCGCCCGGCTGCGCCAGCAAAAAGCACGGCTGCTGGAGCGGGTGAACGATTCGGCCCGGGCGCTGGTACGGCAGATGCAAAAGAGCGGTTTTCGCCCTACGGCCCTGGAGGTATATTTCGGCCCCCGGGGGCGGGATGTGCCCTCTGATGTTCCGGGGACGGAGATGTCTGCCTTACCTTTCTGGCCCCATCTGTTCCTGCCGCCCCTGGAGGTAGATCTGGGCGAGGGGATAATATTGAGCCTTGGGGGGCGCATCGACCGGGTGGATCTGGGGCGGGGCATGGATGGGCTATACCTGCGGGTGATCGACTATAAATCCGGTCCCAGCAGGCTCAGTCTCCCCGGGGTGCTGGCAGGGGTACAGCTCCAGCTCCTGGTCTATCTATGGGTGGCCCTGGAGCACTTTGCCGCTCTTTGCCGCCGCTACCATCAGCAGCTGCAGCCGGCGGGTGCTTTTTATTTCCAGGTGCAGCGGCCCATCCTGAACCTGGCCCAGCCGGACCTGCCGCCGGAGGAACTGGACCGGGAGTGGCTGAAAACATTCAAGCTGTCCGGCTGGCTGGTGGATCACGGCGTGGATTTATATTCCTTGCTTGACCGCAGCCTTGCGGCAGGGACGACATCCCTCCTGGTGCCCGCCGGGTTGAATAAGGACGGCAGCCTCTCCCGGCAAAATGCCGCCTCCATTTTTACGCCCGGCGAGTTCCGGGTACTCTTGAACAGCCTGGGCGAGCTGCTGAGGAAGATCGGCAGGGGTATTATCGACGGCCGGGTGGACATTGCTCCCTTAAAAATGGGCCGGGACAGCGCCTGTACGTCCTGCATCTACCGCGCGGTATGCCGTTTTGACCTGTGGCTGCCGGAAAACTGCTACCGGAATCTGGTTACAGACCCCAAAGAGCTGAGGCAGCGTCTTCAGGCGGAGGCTGTTCGGGAGGAGGGAAAAGGCCTTGTCCTCTACTCGCTGGACTGA